Proteins co-encoded in one Desulfoplanes formicivorans genomic window:
- a CDS encoding NAD(P)H-dependent glycerol-3-phosphate dehydrogenase — MNIAVLGGGSWGTTLADLLARKGNTIRLWIRDPEQARLVASQRVNDRYLPGVELCPSLRVCWDIGEVMQGAQCVLVAVPSQFIREVLSRHKHLFPEHGVVVCASKGVENRTLQPMSRVVAESLEGKSPRYAILSGPSFAQEVSRQLPTAVSLGCEDRQLAHTLRDVLSTDFFRVYTTPDFKGVELGGAVKNIMAIGSGIADGLQFGHDARAALITRGLAEMSRLGRAMGAQERTFMGLSGMGDLVLTCTGDLSRNRQVGLKLGQGQKLEKILASMRMVAEGVRTTRSVYGLGREYGIELPITEQVYKVLYEDKDPRAAVQELMQRSLKDE, encoded by the coding sequence ATGAATATTGCAGTGCTTGGTGGGGGCAGCTGGGGAACCACCCTGGCCGATCTGTTGGCCCGCAAGGGGAACACGATCAGATTGTGGATCAGGGATCCCGAGCAGGCGCGTCTTGTGGCGAGCCAGCGGGTCAATGACCGTTATCTTCCCGGAGTTGAGTTGTGCCCTTCACTTCGGGTGTGCTGGGATATTGGCGAGGTCATGCAGGGGGCGCAATGTGTTCTGGTGGCTGTGCCCTCCCAGTTCATCCGTGAGGTGCTTTCCCGCCACAAGCATCTGTTTCCCGAACATGGGGTGGTTGTCTGTGCCAGCAAGGGGGTGGAAAACAGGACCTTGCAACCCATGTCCCGGGTTGTGGCTGAATCCCTTGAGGGCAAGTCCCCCAGATATGCGATTCTGTCAGGGCCGTCCTTTGCCCAGGAGGTGAGTCGGCAGCTGCCCACAGCGGTTTCCCTGGGTTGCGAGGACCGGCAGCTGGCTCATACCTTGCGGGATGTCCTGTCCACCGATTTTTTCCGGGTTTACACGACCCCTGACTTCAAGGGCGTTGAACTGGGCGGGGCGGTCAAGAACATCATGGCCATCGGGTCCGGGATCGCCGATGGGTTGCAATTCGGTCACGATGCCCGGGCCGCCCTGATAACCCGCGGTCTGGCCGAAATGTCCCGGTTGGGCCGTGCCATGGGTGCCCAGGAACGAACATTCATGGGCCTGTCCGGCATGGGTGATCTGGTTTTGACCTGTACGGGAGACCTGAGCCGCAATCGTCAGGTGGGGCTGAAGCTCGGTCAGGGTCAGAAACTGGAGAAGATCCTCGCTTCCATGCGCATGGTTGCCGAAGGGGTCCGAACCACACGATCGGTGTACGGGCTGGGCCGGGAATACGGCATTGAACTGCCCATCACCGAACAGGTTTACAAGGTGCTTTATGAGG
- the ahbB gene encoding siroheme decarboxylase subunit beta — MNEQTTPVTFTHDEHAILKQLQGTIPLTLTPFAHIAQQAGVDEDLVIALIREMKDKGYIRRFGATLRHRKAGYGFNAMTAWYVEEGMDINAIGMLMAKRPEISHCYQRRTCMDWPYSLYTMIHGRSKEDCLRVVDELVKETGVTQYDLLFSTKELKKTSMRYF, encoded by the coding sequence ATGAACGAACAGACCACACCGGTGACCTTCACCCATGACGAACACGCCATTCTCAAGCAGCTTCAGGGAACCATTCCCCTTACCCTGACCCCTTTTGCCCATATTGCCCAGCAGGCAGGTGTTGATGAAGATCTGGTCATTGCCCTCATCAGGGAGATGAAGGACAAGGGCTACATCCGCCGTTTCGGAGCCACCCTCAGACACAGGAAAGCCGGATACGGGTTCAACGCCATGACCGCCTGGTACGTGGAAGAGGGCATGGACATCAACGCCATTGGCATGCTCATGGCCAAGCGGCCTGAAATTTCCCATTGCTACCAACGAAGAACCTGCATGGACTGGCCCTACAGCCTCTACACCATGATCCACGGCCGATCCAAAGAGGATTGTCTGCGGGTCGTGGACGAACTGGTCAAGGAGACCGGAGTGACCCAGTACGATCTTCTTTTCAGCACCAAGGAACTCAAAAAGACATCCATGCGCTACTTCTGA
- the hemL gene encoding glutamate-1-semialdehyde 2,1-aminomutase, translated as MTDSKTLFQTAQEIIPGGVNSPVRACQSVQTDPLFVSRGQGSHLWVEDGQEFIDYVMSWGPLLLGHNHPVVNEAIHAAVDRGTSYGAPCKDEINLAKAIVDVVPGVEMIRMVNSGTEATMSALRLARGYTGRNKIVKFHGGYHGHADAFLASAGSGVATQSIPGTPGVPQAVVKDTLLAHYNDLDGVKELFAQHGHDIAAVFVEPVAGNMGLVLPHKDFLQGLRDLTTAYGAVLVFDEVISGFRVSLGGAQGHFGITPDLTCLGKIIGGGLPVGAYGGKREIMSHIAPCGDVYQAGTLSGNPLAMAAGLATINVLATQDYEQLAARTKTFCQELVSIMRAKQVPVQLNRIASIFTLFFTPDPVTDFASAQQSDQSLFTKYYQQMRQQGIYLAPSGFECSFVSFAHSDEDLTRTLEAADKVTF; from the coding sequence ATGACCGACTCCAAAACATTGTTCCAGACCGCTCAGGAAATCATTCCCGGCGGGGTCAACAGCCCCGTGAGGGCCTGCCAGAGCGTCCAGACCGACCCCCTTTTCGTGTCCAGGGGACAGGGTTCCCACCTCTGGGTCGAAGATGGGCAGGAATTCATTGACTATGTCATGTCCTGGGGACCTCTTCTCCTGGGGCACAACCATCCCGTGGTCAATGAGGCCATCCATGCAGCCGTGGACAGGGGAACCAGTTACGGAGCACCCTGCAAAGACGAAATCAACCTGGCCAAGGCCATTGTGGATGTGGTTCCCGGCGTGGAAATGATCCGCATGGTCAATTCAGGCACCGAAGCAACCATGAGCGCCCTGCGCCTGGCCCGAGGATACACGGGACGGAACAAGATCGTGAAATTCCACGGCGGATACCATGGGCATGCCGATGCCTTTCTGGCCAGTGCCGGATCAGGCGTGGCCACCCAGAGCATCCCGGGAACTCCTGGTGTTCCCCAGGCCGTGGTCAAGGATACCCTGCTGGCCCATTACAACGATCTGGACGGGGTCAAGGAACTCTTTGCCCAACACGGTCACGACATTGCAGCAGTGTTTGTGGAACCCGTGGCCGGCAACATGGGGCTGGTGCTTCCGCACAAGGACTTTTTGCAGGGGTTGCGGGATCTGACCACGGCCTATGGTGCTGTCCTGGTCTTTGACGAGGTCATCTCCGGATTCCGGGTTTCCCTTGGTGGGGCCCAGGGCCATTTCGGGATCACCCCTGATCTGACCTGTCTGGGCAAAATCATCGGCGGCGGTCTGCCCGTGGGCGCCTATGGCGGCAAAAGAGAGATCATGAGCCACATTGCACCCTGCGGGGACGTCTACCAGGCCGGAACCCTGTCGGGGAATCCCCTGGCCATGGCTGCAGGACTGGCCACAATCAACGTCCTGGCCACCCAGGACTACGAACAGCTGGCAGCGCGAACCAAAACCTTTTGCCAGGAACTGGTTTCCATCATGCGCGCCAAGCAGGTTCCGGTGCAGCTTAACAGAATCGCTTCCATCTTTACCCTCTTCTTTACTCCGGATCCGGTTACGGATTTTGCATCGGCCCAGCAAAGCGACCAATCTCTTTTCACCAAGTATTACCAGCAAATGCGCCAACAGGGCATCTATCTGGCCCCTTCGGGATTCGAGTGTTCCTTTGTCTCGTTCGCCCACAGCGACGAGGATCTGACCCGAACCCTTGAAGCGGCCGACAAGGTCACCTTTTAA
- a CDS encoding ubiquinone/menaquinone biosynthesis methyltransferase, which produces MDKRHGESNPIASLFNSIARWYDFLNHFLSVGQDVYWRKRQVRGLRVPPGGLVLDLAAGTMDVSLEILRRYPDVKILAVDVSPSMLIHGRHKIPAHQATSIAPVLSDGRKLPLPDASVDSVTISFGIRNITPRSKAYAEILRILKPGGKLSILEFGTGREKIWGGLYNLYLDRILPLVGRIVSRDPGAYRYLAETIKAFPDARSLTRELAEAGFGRIMYQPLSSGIVYLHTAEKPASEDRSR; this is translated from the coding sequence GTGGATAAACGGCACGGCGAGAGCAATCCCATCGCCTCCCTCTTCAACTCCATCGCGCGTTGGTACGATTTTCTGAACCATTTCCTGAGTGTCGGACAGGACGTGTATTGGCGCAAACGCCAGGTCAGGGGTTTGCGGGTTCCTCCGGGCGGTCTGGTCCTGGACCTGGCCGCCGGCACCATGGACGTGAGTCTGGAAATCCTGCGCCGATACCCCGACGTGAAGATTCTTGCCGTGGATGTATCCCCCTCCATGCTCATCCACGGACGGCACAAGATACCCGCCCACCAGGCCACCTCCATCGCCCCGGTGCTTTCGGACGGACGGAAACTTCCCCTGCCCGACGCAAGCGTTGACAGCGTGACCATATCCTTTGGCATCAGAAACATCACCCCCAGATCCAAGGCGTATGCAGAGATACTGCGTATCCTCAAACCAGGGGGCAAATTGAGCATTCTTGAATTTGGAACCGGCAGGGAAAAAATTTGGGGCGGGCTGTACAACTTGTACCTGGACAGGATTCTCCCCCTTGTGGGCCGCATTGTTTCCAGGGACCCGGGGGCCTATCGGTATCTGGCCGAAACCATCAAGGCCTTTCCCGATGCGCGCAGTCTGACCCGGGAATTGGCCGAGGCCGGATTCGGACGGATCATGTACCAGCCTCTGAGCTCGGGAATCGTGTACCTGCACACGGCTGAAAAACCAGCCAGTGAGGATCGCAGCAGGTGA
- a CDS encoding DUF2065 domain-containing protein: MHIDWSLLLSALGLAFILEGTPYFLWAEKMPKILEMLAQSPASGLRRLGITAIVAGLLLIAIARC; encoded by the coding sequence ATGCATATCGACTGGTCGCTCCTCTTGAGCGCATTGGGCCTGGCCTTCATCCTGGAGGGAACGCCCTATTTTCTGTGGGCGGAAAAGATGCCCAAGATATTGGAGATGCTGGCCCAAAGCCCTGCCTCCGGCCTGCGGCGTCTCGGGATCACCGCCATTGTGGCCGGTCTTCTCCTCATTGCCATTGCCCGGTGCTGA
- the mqnB gene encoding futalosine hydrolase gives MLALVFATSRESRACLGPAHAGIREGQWAAITVHDRPCLQVITGIGPVNAALVFGKVLATFPRLQGAINLGIGGSFDLDRADLGEWAAATRETWPEIGVRHKAGVHARTLGFPQGHAGQDTIWESIDLDPDAHARAMNVSLPPSMARLPFITVAGVTATHKRALFLQTMYNGGIENMEGFSLALACATHSLPFLEIRTVSNKVGPRDTKTWQFGKALGQLGRVLPALFATPVPHTTP, from the coding sequence ATGCTAGCCCTTGTGTTTGCAACCTCCCGGGAATCCCGGGCATGTCTCGGCCCGGCCCATGCAGGGATCAGGGAAGGACAATGGGCTGCCATCACCGTTCATGACCGTCCCTGTCTGCAGGTGATAACCGGCATCGGCCCGGTCAATGCGGCCCTGGTCTTTGGCAAGGTTCTGGCCACCTTTCCCCGACTGCAAGGGGCCATCAATCTGGGCATTGGCGGCAGTTTTGATCTGGACCGGGCGGATCTTGGAGAATGGGCCGCTGCCACCCGGGAGACATGGCCGGAAATAGGCGTCAGACACAAGGCAGGCGTCCACGCCCGGACATTGGGATTTCCCCAGGGCCATGCCGGCCAGGACACTATCTGGGAAAGCATTGATCTGGATCCAGACGCCCATGCCCGCGCCATGAACGTGAGCCTCCCGCCATCCATGGCCAGACTTCCCTTTATCACGGTGGCCGGTGTCACCGCCACCCACAAGCGGGCCTTGTTTCTGCAAACCATGTACAACGGGGGCATTGAAAACATGGAAGGTTTTTCCCTGGCGTTGGCCTGCGCCACGCACTCGCTGCCATTTCTCGAAATCCGGACCGTTTCCAACAAGGTTGGCCCCCGGGACACAAAGACCTGGCAGTTTGGCAAGGCCCTTGGCCAGCTCGGCAGGGTCCTTCCCGCCCTGTTCGCAACCCCTGTCCCCCACACGACACCATGA
- a CDS encoding MqnA/MqnD/SBP family protein: MNAQPLTIALSPCPNDTFIFGSWVLGRIPDIPGHCSRFFWQDIQNLNEAAQQNRFDIIKVSAVQALKLQDSYTILACGGAFGLEHGPKLVTRPGISRPRRIAVPGMLTTAVCLLETALERDFEPVPMTFDQEIAALQRHKVDAALLIHETALVYKDYGLDLLLDLGKWWQDASGGLPLPLGAIIVRRELAGNRSCRPKIIEDQIRASLHHAHAHRASINVFMRSLAQEMDQSTLDDHVRAYVNEYSMDIGSLGQAALDHLQTLLDR, from the coding sequence ATGAACGCCCAACCCCTGACCATTGCCCTTTCCCCCTGTCCCAACGACACGTTCATCTTCGGCTCCTGGGTTCTCGGCCGCATTCCGGACATCCCCGGACACTGCTCCCGATTCTTCTGGCAGGACATTCAGAACCTGAACGAAGCGGCCCAGCAAAATCGTTTTGACATCATCAAGGTTTCTGCCGTGCAGGCCCTGAAGCTGCAGGATTCGTACACCATTCTTGCCTGCGGCGGGGCGTTCGGCCTGGAACACGGGCCCAAGCTGGTCACCCGTCCCGGAATTTCCCGACCCCGCAGGATCGCGGTTCCCGGCATGCTGACCACGGCCGTGTGTCTTCTTGAAACCGCCCTGGAAAGGGATTTCGAACCCGTACCCATGACCTTTGACCAGGAGATCGCCGCCCTGCAACGCCACAAGGTTGACGCCGCCCTGCTCATCCACGAAACCGCCCTGGTTTACAAGGACTACGGGCTTGACCTGCTTCTCGATCTCGGGAAATGGTGGCAGGACGCCAGCGGTGGTCTTCCCCTGCCCCTTGGCGCGATCATTGTTCGCAGGGAATTGGCCGGCAACCGTTCATGCAGGCCGAAAATCATTGAAGACCAGATCCGGGCAAGTCTGCACCATGCCCATGCCCACCGGGCATCCATCAATGTCTTCATGCGCAGCCTTGCCCAGGAAATGGACCAGTCAACCCTGGATGATCATGTCCGGGCGTATGTCAATGAATATTCCATGGATATCGGCTCATTGGGACAGGCAGCCCTTGATCACCTGCAAACTCTCCTGGACAGATGA
- a CDS encoding polyprenyl synthetase family protein, protein MNILKAYMARELPRINQTLYDLTKDLEPEVLPLVEHVLKAGGKRIRPILTLLTARAMGCTRNDVYPMAAAVELLHSASLLHDDILDNAGLRRGKKAAHLVFGTSHAILGGDILFALANRIAAEYNIPALTHCLAQAIMHTATGEIKEIALLRNPAITRAQYLDIITGKTAYLLQVACQCGAIMAGADATGLESASRYGLNLGIAFQIVDDALDYSSSAAVSGKPLGGDLKEGKFTLPLVLYLQQLADEDKTRVMDKLASNAMDAKDIAQVVGAIQSLGLDVQTRQEAGTYITRAKASLEHLGDTPEKNILLSLLDFVLHREK, encoded by the coding sequence ATGAACATCCTCAAGGCCTATATGGCCCGGGAATTGCCCCGCATCAACCAGACGCTATATGATTTGACCAAGGATCTCGAACCCGAGGTTCTCCCCCTTGTGGAGCATGTCCTCAAGGCCGGCGGCAAGCGCATCCGCCCCATTTTGACCCTGCTCACGGCCCGGGCCATGGGATGCACCAGAAACGACGTCTACCCCATGGCCGCGGCCGTGGAACTTCTGCATTCCGCCTCCCTGCTCCATGACGACATTCTGGACAATGCAGGCCTGCGGCGGGGGAAAAAAGCAGCCCATCTTGTTTTCGGAACAAGTCATGCCATCCTGGGCGGGGATATTCTCTTTGCCCTGGCCAACAGGATCGCTGCTGAGTACAATATTCCCGCCCTGACCCACTGTCTGGCCCAGGCAATCATGCATACGGCAACCGGTGAGATCAAGGAAATAGCCCTGCTCAGAAATCCGGCCATAACAAGGGCCCAGTACCTGGATATCATCACCGGCAAGACCGCCTACCTCCTTCAGGTGGCCTGTCAATGCGGAGCCATCATGGCCGGAGCCGATGCCACCGGTCTTGAGAGTGCCTCCCGGTACGGCCTCAATCTGGGCATTGCCTTCCAGATCGTGGACGATGCCCTGGATTATTCATCCTCGGCCGCTGTTTCCGGCAAGCCCCTGGGAGGAGATCTCAAGGAGGGCAAGTTCACCCTGCCCCTTGTACTCTATCTCCAGCAACTGGCTGACGAGGACAAAACCAGGGTCATGGACAAGCTTGCCTCCAACGCCATGGACGCCAAAGACATTGCCCAGGTGGTCGGCGCCATTCAATCTCTGGGCCTGGACGTGCAAACCAGGCAGGAAGCCGGCACATACATCACCAGGGCCAAGGCCTCCCTTGAGCACCTTGGCGACACCCCGGAAAAAAACATCTTATTGTCACTCCTCGACTTTGTACTTCACAGAGAAAAATAA
- a CDS encoding phosphoribosylformylglycinamidine synthase subunit PurS codes for MLTRIEIGLQDSIRDVQGENVARKIRNELGLAIDRVRLIKVYTVSGLSGEEIDRVVELGALHDPVLHIPSMSPLARDFDWIIEVGFRPGVTDNEGKTARESLATVLDLDETRKQRVAVYTATQYLLEGDLSREAVEHIAKDLLANELIQRFQFTSMEDWRQSPGFPAQAARVTGQASDRVEIIPLADMDDQGLMELSRSRTLALSLKEMRLLKAHFTDVKTIEERRKHGLPANPTDAELECLAQTWSEHCKHKIFNATIDYTDAEKGRRTTITSLYKTYVQGSTQTLRERMGDDDFCLSVFKDNAGVIRFDESTNVCIKVETHNSPSALDPYGGALTGIVGVNRDPMGTGMGANLLCNTDVFCFASPFYDKEIPPRLLHPRRVLEGVREGVEHGGNKSGIPTVNGAILFDDRYLGKPLVFCGTIGTMPKTIKGKPSEDKKALPGDKIVMTGGRIGKDGIHGATFSSEELHEGSPATAVQIGDPITQRKMYDFLMRARDLGLYNAITDNGAGGLSSSVGEMAQDCGGCDMDLKLAPLKYDGLDPWEILISEAQERMTLAVPPNNLDRFLSLAREMDVEATVLGEFQDSGVFHVRYGDRIVCHMDMEFLHDGAPRMELSAVWKRPDLPQSITIDPATIGDHAAFLEDMLARPNICSKEYVIRQYDHEVQGGSVIKPLVGDELDGPGDAGVIRPVLGSNKGLVISNGICPKYSDLDTYWMMANCIDEAIRNAVAVGADIRHMAGVDNFCWCDPVQSEKTPDGEYKLAQLVRANQALAHFCMGYGVPCISGKDSMKNDYTGGTTKISIPPTVLFSVMGVIPDITKCQTSDFKAPDELIYILGLTRAELGGSELCSLLGIKGGQVPQVDLIPARTRYLSLFQAIQQGYITSCHDLSDGGLGVAAAEMAIGGRIGAQIDLNRVPTQGSPLSPVELLYSESASRLLVTVKPEHRTRFERCFASQPLAWIGQTVPGRELSFFQNDKALFTSRIEYLTKAWKSTLDF; via the coding sequence ATGCTCACACGTATTGAAATCGGCCTGCAAGATAGCATCCGCGATGTACAGGGCGAAAACGTCGCCCGCAAAATCCGCAACGAACTCGGTCTGGCCATCGACAGGGTCCGCCTGATCAAGGTCTATACCGTGTCCGGTTTGAGCGGCGAAGAAATCGACAGGGTCGTTGAACTCGGTGCATTGCATGATCCTGTGCTCCATATACCTTCCATGAGCCCCCTGGCTCGGGATTTCGATTGGATCATCGAAGTGGGATTCAGGCCCGGGGTGACCGATAACGAAGGCAAGACCGCCAGGGAAAGTCTGGCCACCGTCCTTGACCTGGACGAGACGCGCAAACAACGCGTGGCCGTGTATACGGCCACCCAGTACCTGCTGGAGGGCGATCTCTCCCGGGAGGCCGTGGAGCATATTGCCAAAGATCTTTTGGCCAACGAGCTCATCCAACGCTTCCAGTTCACGTCCATGGAAGATTGGCGCCAGAGCCCGGGGTTTCCGGCCCAGGCGGCCCGGGTTACGGGCCAGGCATCGGATCGGGTGGAAATCATTCCCCTGGCAGACATGGACGATCAGGGGCTCATGGAATTGAGCCGGTCCAGGACCCTGGCCCTGAGCCTCAAGGAAATGCGCCTTCTCAAGGCCCATTTTACCGACGTCAAGACCATTGAAGAACGCAGAAAACACGGATTGCCGGCCAATCCCACGGATGCCGAACTGGAATGTCTGGCCCAGACCTGGTCGGAACACTGCAAACACAAAATTTTCAACGCGACCATTGATTATACGGATGCGGAAAAGGGCAGACGAACGACCATCACCAGCCTGTACAAGACCTATGTCCAGGGAAGCACCCAAACCCTGCGGGAGCGCATGGGCGATGATGATTTCTGCCTGTCCGTGTTCAAGGACAACGCCGGGGTGATCCGATTCGACGAATCCACCAACGTCTGCATCAAGGTGGAAACCCACAACAGCCCTTCGGCCCTGGATCCCTATGGCGGCGCCCTTACCGGCATTGTGGGCGTCAACCGCGATCCCATGGGCACGGGCATGGGCGCCAACCTGTTGTGCAACACGGACGTGTTCTGCTTTGCCTCGCCCTTTTACGACAAGGAAATCCCGCCACGGCTGCTGCACCCCCGTCGGGTTCTGGAAGGGGTGCGCGAGGGCGTGGAACACGGAGGCAATAAGTCGGGCATCCCCACGGTCAACGGGGCCATTTTGTTTGACGATCGCTACCTGGGCAAACCCCTGGTTTTCTGCGGGACCATCGGCACCATGCCCAAGACGATCAAGGGAAAACCCAGCGAAGACAAAAAGGCGTTGCCCGGAGACAAGATCGTCATGACCGGCGGGCGCATTGGCAAGGACGGCATCCACGGAGCCACCTTTTCCTCGGAAGAGCTCCACGAGGGTTCTCCGGCCACGGCTGTGCAGATCGGTGATCCCATCACCCAGCGCAAGATGTACGATTTTCTCATGCGGGCCAGGGACCTGGGCCTGTACAACGCCATCACGGACAACGGGGCCGGTGGCCTCAGCTCCTCGGTGGGTGAAATGGCCCAGGACTGCGGGGGATGCGATATGGATCTCAAGCTCGCTCCCCTCAAATATGACGGACTCGATCCGTGGGAAATCCTCATTTCCGAGGCCCAGGAACGCATGACCCTGGCCGTGCCCCCAAACAACCTGGACAGGTTCCTTTCCCTGGCCCGGGAAATGGACGTGGAAGCCACCGTGCTCGGTGAATTCCAGGATTCCGGAGTCTTTCATGTGCGATACGGCGATCGCATCGTCTGCCACATGGACATGGAGTTCTTGCACGACGGCGCCCCGCGCATGGAACTTTCAGCCGTATGGAAACGTCCGGATCTGCCCCAATCCATCACCATTGATCCCGCAACCATAGGTGATCATGCCGCCTTTCTAGAAGACATGCTTGCCCGGCCCAACATCTGTTCCAAGGAATATGTCATTCGGCAGTACGACCACGAAGTCCAGGGGGGCAGCGTGATCAAGCCTCTGGTGGGTGACGAGCTGGACGGTCCCGGAGACGCCGGCGTGATCCGGCCGGTCCTTGGTTCCAACAAGGGTTTGGTCATCAGCAACGGTATCTGCCCCAAATATAGTGATCTGGACACCTACTGGATGATGGCCAACTGCATTGACGAGGCCATCCGCAACGCCGTGGCTGTTGGCGCGGACATCCGGCACATGGCCGGGGTGGACAATTTCTGCTGGTGCGACCCGGTTCAATCGGAAAAGACCCCGGACGGCGAGTACAAGCTGGCACAACTTGTCCGGGCCAACCAGGCCCTGGCCCACTTCTGCATGGGCTATGGTGTACCCTGCATCTCGGGCAAGGACTCCATGAAAAACGACTACACAGGCGGCACCACCAAGATCTCCATCCCGCCCACGGTCCTTTTTTCCGTCATGGGAGTCATCCCCGACATTACCAAGTGTCAGACGTCTGACTTCAAGGCTCCGGACGAGCTCATCTACATCCTCGGACTGACCAGGGCCGAACTGGGCGGCAGCGAACTCTGCTCTTTGCTGGGCATCAAGGGCGGCCAGGTCCCCCAGGTGGATCTGATCCCCGCGAGAACCCGCTATCTGTCTTTGTTCCAGGCCATCCAGCAGGGCTATATCACCTCCTGCCACGACCTTTCCGACGGCGGGCTGGGCGTGGCCGCGGCCGAAATGGCCATTGGAGGACGCATCGGGGCCCAGATCGACCTGAACCGGGTCCCCACCCAGGGCTCCCCCCTGTCACCGGTGGAACTGTTATACAGTGAATCGGCCAGCCGGTTACTGGTTACGGTCAAACCCGAACACCGCACACGGTTTGAACGCTGCTTTGCCAGCCAGCCCCTGGCCTGGATCGGTCAGACCGTACCGGGCAGGGAGCTTTCCTTTTTCCAAAACGACAAGGCCCTTTTTACCAGCCGCATCGAGTACCTGACCAAGGCCTGGAAATCGACCCTGGATTTCTGA
- a CDS encoding substrate-binding domain-containing protein, which translates to MKHCLTFAAGLLALLFLTAGTVQADGHKVLTMSTTTSTQASGLLDVLLPALEKDTGIQIKVIAKGTGAAIRDGMDGNVDVIFVHAKSREEAFVSDGYGTKRYPVMHNDFIILGPAADPAGIAGMKDAAAAMKKIALSRSKFVSRGDDSGTHTKEQSLWKATGLPQEKVLKSIFKKGKKTMVTFSHPKGLGDWYLSIGQGMGKSLTYAEEKQAYILADRGTYLKYKLGRNQGLDLNILVEGDPLLYNPYGVIPVNPAKHPHVKVDLATTFAEWITSHKGQALIANYKLLGEQLFYPDAIPDAR; encoded by the coding sequence ATGAAACATTGCTTGACCTTTGCTGCCGGACTTTTGGCGCTGCTTTTTCTGACAGCAGGCACGGTCCAGGCCGACGGGCACAAGGTCCTGACCATGTCCACCACCACCAGCACCCAGGCTTCCGGACTTCTGGACGTGCTCCTGCCCGCCCTTGAAAAGGATACCGGCATCCAGATCAAGGTCATTGCCAAGGGAACCGGCGCGGCCATTCGCGACGGCATGGATGGCAATGTGGACGTCATCTTTGTACACGCCAAATCCCGCGAAGAGGCCTTTGTCAGCGATGGCTACGGCACCAAGCGGTATCCCGTGATGCACAATGACTTCATCATTCTCGGCCCGGCCGCTGATCCCGCAGGCATCGCCGGCATGAAAGACGCTGCAGCAGCCATGAAAAAGATCGCCCTGTCCCGTTCCAAATTCGTATCTCGCGGTGATGACAGCGGCACCCACACCAAAGAACAGTCCTTGTGGAAGGCCACGGGCCTGCCTCAGGAAAAGGTGCTCAAGTCCATCTTCAAAAAGGGCAAGAAAACCATGGTCACCTTTTCGCATCCCAAGGGTCTGGGTGACTGGTATCTGTCCATAGGTCAGGGCATGGGCAAGTCGCTGACCTATGCCGAGGAAAAACAGGCCTACATCCTGGCCGACAGGGGAACCTATCTGAAGTACAAACTCGGCCGCAATCAGGGTCTTGACCTGAACATTCTGGTGGAAGGCGATCCCCTGCTGTACAATCCCTACGGGGTCATTCCGGTCAATCCGGCCAAGCACCCCCACGTCAAGGTCGACCTGGCAACCACCTTTGCCGAGTGGATCACCTCCCACAAGGGACAGGCCCTTATCGCCAATTACAAACTCCTCGGGGAACAGCTCTTCTACCCCGACGCCATTCCTGACGCACGATAA